The following proteins are encoded in a genomic region of Ananas comosus cultivar F153 linkage group 25, ASM154086v1, whole genome shotgun sequence:
- the LOC109728940 gene encoding transmembrane and coiled-coil domain-containing protein 4-like, with protein sequence MHRSSSSANKISLSLSLSLSLSLSLSLSLPPDPSPIPLLLPSSPPMPSSLLAPAQSRAAAALLALALGQAQLDHSRPRNSAADDGGGGGGGDPSDLWTHESHALLRPVFHHLGIDPDSWAAIEETAASSCPRDRIAEFLKIIFDNNETSSERSEEELALSKAIDSIVASLKTASGSTEVAKEEQSEHKDNSDKRFTSDMVHKISELTSSTSEIIGQLSDDRSMLSMSAEMFDLTKIKVFFGQEAAINKSTVLLDNKSIIVDFPVSDQRKLGFLYELLSACVADIPDDDKKSSQHRKGYDARHRIALRILAGWLDVQWINVEAMEIMLACSAIAAAKEALQSEGCQSEESSWSRWKRGGIIGAAALTGGAMLAISGGLAAPAIAAGFSALAPTLGTLVPFIGAGGFATAAGAAGSVTGSVAVAASFGAAGAGLSGTKMAKRIGSIEEFEFKNIGENHNQGRLAVSIFVSGFVCEEKDYVDPWEQIEVNSERYALQWESKNLIALSTATQEWFTSTLTTELMRQGAMMTVLSTLVSAIAWPTALLSATDFIDSKWSIAIDRSDKAGKLLAEALLKGLQGNRPVTLVGFSLGARVIFECLQQLAKSKDNEGIIEKVVLLGAPIPLKADQWESARKIVAGKFVNVFSTNDWILGLTFRASLMTQGLAGIQAVEVPGVENVDVSNLVDGHSAYLQAASKILQQLAS encoded by the exons ccccgaCCCTTCGccgatccctctcctcctcccctcgtCGCCGCCGATGCCGAGCTCGCTCCTCGCCCCGGCCCAGAgccgcgccgccgcggcgctccTCGCCCTCGCACTCGGCCAGGCCCAGCTCGACCACTCCCGCCCCCGCAACTCTGCCGCCGatgacggcggcggcggcggcggtggtgacCCCTCCGATCTCTGGACTCATGAGTCCCACGCCCTGCTACGCCCCGTTTTCCACCACCTCGGGATCGATCCCGATTCCTGGGCGGCAATCGAGGAGACCGCGGCGTCGAGTTGCCCTAGGGATCGAATCGCGGAG TTCTTGAAGATAATCTTTGACAACAACGAAACTTCTTCAGAGAGATCAGAGGAAGAGCTTGCATTGTCAAAAGCTATCGATTCAATTGTCGCAAGCTTGAAAACGGCTTCCGGTTCAACTGAGGTTGCCAAGGAAGAGCAAAGTGAACATAAAGATAACTCTGATAAAAGATTTACTTCTGATATGGTGCATAAAATTTCTGAATTGACATCTAGTACGTCAGAAATCATTGGACAATTATCTGATGACAGATCCATGTTATCTATGTCTGCTGAAATGTTTGATTTAACAAAGATAAAAGTGTTTTTCGGACAAGAGGCGGCAATTAACAAATCGACTGTTCTATTGGATAACAAGTCAATTATAGTGGATTTTCCGGTCAGTGATCAACGGAAATTGGGCTTTCTTTATGAACTTCTTTCTGCTTGCGTGGCTGATATACCTGATGATGATAAAAAGAGTTCTCAACACAGAAAGGGATACGATGCTCGTCACCGCATTGCTCTAAGAATTTTGGCTGGGTGGCTTGATGTCCAATGGATAAATGTG GAAGCCATGGAGATAATGCTTGCTTGCTCTGCAATAGCTGCAGCAAAAGAGGCATTGCAGTCCGAAGGCTGTCAATCAGAAGAAAGTAGCTGGTCTAGATGGAAGCGTGGTGGCATCATTGGTGCTGCGGCATTGACAGGAGGAGCCATGTTAGCAATTTCTGGAG GTCTTGCTGCTCCAGCAATTGCCGCAGGATTTAGTGCACTAGCTCCCACTTTAGGAACCCTAGTCCCATTTATTGGAGCTGGTGGATTTGCAACAGCCGCAGGTGCTGCAGGATCAGTTACTGGCTCTGTAGCTGTTGCTGCATCATTTGGAG CTGCTGGAGCTGGACTTTCAGGGACCAAAATGGCTAAAAGAATTGGAAGCATTGAAGAGTTTGAGTTCAAAAACATTGGAGAAAACCACAACCAGGGT CGCCTAGCAGTTAGTATTTTTGTTTCTGGGTTTGTCTGTGAGGAGAAAGACTACGTAGACCCCTGGGAACAAATTGAGGTTAACTCTGAGAG GTATGCTCTTCAGTGGGAATCGAAGAATTTGATTGCACTAAGCACTGCGACCCAAGAATGGTTCACTTCAA CACTCACTACGGAGTTAATGAGGCAAGGAGCCATGATGACTGTGTTAAGCACTCTCGTGTCTGCAATAGCTTGGCCAACGGCATTACTTTCAGCTACTGATTTCATCGATAGCAAATGGTCGATTGCTATTGATAG ATCAGATAAAGCAGGGAAGCTTCTTGCTGAAGCTCTTTTGAAGGGTTTACAGGGTAACAG GCCAGTGACGCTTGTTGGCTTTTCACTAGGAGCACGAGTTATATTTGAATGTCTGCAACAGTTAGCTAAATCAAAAGATAATG AGGGAATTATAGAGAAGGTTGTTCTTTTAGGTGCACCAATACCACTGAAAGCCGACCAATGGGAGAGTGCAAGAAAG ATAGTTGCTGGGAAGTTTGTGAACGTTTTCTCGACGAATGACTGGATACTTGGGCTAACTTTTCGCGCAAG TCTGATGACCCAAGGTTTGGCTGGAATTCAAGCAGTCGAAGTCCCTGGGGTAGAAAAT GTTGATGTTTCTAATTTGGTCGACGGTCATTCTGCGTACCTTCAAGCTGCCAGCAAAATCCTCCAACAACTTGCATCGTAA